A window of Cryptomeria japonica chromosome 3, Sugi_1.0, whole genome shotgun sequence contains these coding sequences:
- the LOC131041361 gene encoding RING-H2 finger protein ATL67-like has translation MSTNSTMGDMSRVGLGYGIAIAVGILVLLSTVMLASYVCVRVHGRTQLAGGVAQREAVQRETGAAAAAGLDQATLDSYPLVTFSEKTSRGEELSCSICLSDYKESEVLRMLPECLHLFHVHCIDAWLRLHASCPMCRTSPLPTPIATPLSEFIPLARHPRIPSS, from the coding sequence ATGAGCACCAATTCCACAATGGGAGACATGAGCAGGGTGGGCCTCGGGTACGGCATCGCCATTGCGGTCGGAATACTGGTTCTGCTCTCGACTGTGATGTTGGCTTCGTATGTCTGCGTGCGGGTGCACGGCCGGACTCAGCTGGCCGGAGGCGTTGCGCAGAGAGAGGCGGTGCAGAGGGAAACAGGGGCGGCGGCCGCTGCGGGACTCGACCAGGCGACCTTGGACTCGTATCCGCTTGTGACATTTTCGGAGAAGACGTCTCGCGGTGAGGAGCTTTCCTGCTCCATTTGCCTGAGCGATTATAAGGAGTCGGAGGTTCTGCGTATGCTGCCCGAATGCCTTCACCTCTTTCATGTCCACTGTATCGATGCCTGGCTCCGCCTCCATGCCTCGTGCCCTATGTGCCGTACTTCTCCTCTTCCAACCCCCATTGCTACTCCTCTCTCGGAATTCATCCCCCTTGCCCGCCACCCTCGGATTCCCTCTTCATAA